One window of Candidatus Curtissbacteria bacterium genomic DNA carries:
- a CDS encoding RNA-binding protein, protein MAKRLFVGSLSYSVTSAQVEELFAQAGKIDSVNLITDKFSGQSKGFAFVEMATEEEAQEAIKKFNNYELDGRKIIVNEARPQENRSNRSDDNRSRSW, encoded by the coding sequence ATGGCAAAAAGATTATTTGTAGGCAGTCTTTCTTATAGCGTAACAAGCGCACAAGTTGAAGAACTATTCGCGCAAGCTGGAAAGATAGACAGCGTTAACTTAATAACTGACAAGTTTTCAGGTCAAAGCAAGGGTTTTGCTTTTGTCGAAATGGCGACAGAAGAAGAAGCTCAAGAAGCGATCAAGAAATTTAACAATTACGAATTAGACGGCAGAAAGATTATAGTTAATGAGGCTCGTCCTCAAGAAAACCGAAGCAATCGTTCAGACG